From Cannabis sativa cultivar Pink pepper isolate KNU-18-1 chromosome 8, ASM2916894v1, whole genome shotgun sequence, a single genomic window includes:
- the LOC133030008 gene encoding gibberellin-regulated protein 14: MALKSFLLLATILLVTTEFVYADVPVTGTYPPKAPLAPVPPVKPPTPVTKPPTPVIKPPVPAPVYKPPVLVPPPVLKPPTPVAPPVVKPPTPVSPPAYKPPVSAPPPVVTPPAYKPPVKPTPPSMPPVKSKEDCKPLCATRCSAHSRPNTCKRACETCCDRCRCVPPGTYGNREKCGECYANMRTRGNRYKCP, encoded by the exons ATGGCTCTCAAATCTTTTCTTCTATTGGCCACTATTCTCTTAGTAACTACAGAG TTTGTTTATGCAGATGTTCCAGTAACAGGAACATATCCTCCTAAGGCTCCCTTGGCCCCAGTTCCTCCAGTGAAGCCACCAACTCCTGTTACCAAACCTCCAACTCCAGTCATCAAACCACCAGTTCCTGCCCCTGTATACAAGCCACCAGTACTAGTGCCTCCACCAGTGTTGAAACCACCAACTCCAGTGGCTCCACCAGTGGTGAAACCACCAACTCCAGTGTCTCCTCCAGCTTACAAACCACCAGTATCAGCACCTCCTCCAGTAGTGACACCACCAGCATACAAGCCCCCAGTCAAGCCAACACCACCATCAATGCCTCCGGTTAAGTCCAAAGAAG ATTGTAAACCATTGTGTGCTACTAGGTGTTCAGCACATTCAAGGCCAAATACTTGCAAAAGGGCATGCGAAACATGTTGTGACAGATGCAGATGTGTTCCACCAGGCACGTACGGCAACAGGGAAAAATGTGGTGAGTGCTATGCTAATATGAGAACCCGTGGCAACAGATACAAGTGTCCTTAA
- the LOC133030009 gene encoding GPI ethanolamine phosphate transferase 1 isoform X1, which translates to MGRGDGILGTNDRASLTSRRKWLKTRETWLVVLGVVLHAVYMLSIFDIYFKTPIVHGMDPVTPRFHTPAKRLVLLVADGLRADKFFEPDSGGNYRAPFLRNVIKQQGRWGVSHARPPTESRPGHVSIIAGFYEDPSAVTKGWKANPVEFDSVFNQSRHTFAFGSPDIVPIFCGALPHSTWKTYPHEFEDFATDAAFLDEWSFQQFESLFNNSKQDPKLKELLQQDNIVIFLHLLGCDSNGHAHKPFSSIYLNNVKVVDDIAARVYNLLEDYYRDNRTSYIFTADHGMSDKGSHGDGHPTNTDTPLVAWGAGVKYPRPISSSNHSDCGFRFVDEHMHDAPTPTEWGLHDLERVDVNQADIAPLMSTLLGMPCPVNSVGSLPRDYINFNEATEVEAVLANTKQILNQFLRKSQIKQSNSISFKPFKPLSDYTSILDQIEELISGKDYEAAMKLAENLRSLALQGLHYFQTYDWLMLMSVISLGYIGWMIYLVIHVLQSYTSLPVQLLRKEFTNYQRDDYKKVQFCGCLLMGVISTLLFLERSPPLYHAYTTMTVFLWTQIFSEYQFIKASWKLLHGRRVYYAAKILATCAVSVFILEFLVNSFTERKLYTLYFLVAGVVGSLYLYKSIPWRSGIPIFVCAVCWFLSVFTLMPAEIPENTYLVIGSGAMIIVIGIAARWLDLHAGGNKYWISLCNHEKKKPKFPMLFLLQALFVGLSSIMVPLSTSHRTQKQELLALHQFINWSIAGFSMILPLFSANSLLSRLTSIFLGFAPTFLLLSIGYEAIFYGALSLVLVAWILFENTLLYVRKVKRPSASMKNLEDNVLELDDRYLQLFDMRIPLIFMVLFNVAFFGTGNFASIASFEISSVYRFITIFNPFLMAALLIFKLFIPFMLVICVFSAITKMNKLPRSGCYFLVILVSDVMTLHFFFLVRNTGSWMEIGNSISHFGIMSAQVVFVLLLFALTNIYTKDIHIGSVNPSSQKAM; encoded by the exons ATGGGTCGCGGTGATGGGATTTTGGGTACCAACGATAGAGCAAGCTTAACCAGTAGACGGAAATGGTTGAAGACGCGAGAGACATGGCTTGTTGTCTTAGGTGTTGTTCTTCACGCTGTTTACATGCTCAGTATATTCGATATCTACTTCAAAACCCCCATTGTTCACGGCATGGATCCCGTCACTCCTCGATTTCATACCCCTGCCAAGCGACTCGTTCTTCTCGTTG CTGATGGTTTACGTGCTGACAAATTCTTTGAGCCTGATTCTGGTGGAAACTATAGAGCTCCATTTTTAAGAAATGTGATTAAACAGCAGGGTCGCTGGGGAGTATCTCATGCTCGCCCTCCTACGGAATCAAGGCCTGGACATGTTTCCATCATTGCGGGTTTCTATGAGGATCCTAGTGCAGTTACAAAAG GATGGAAAGCAAATCCAGTGGAATTTGATTCGGTATTTAACCAAAGTCGACATACATTTGCTTTTGGTAGCCCAGATATAGTTCCAATTTTCTGCGGGGCATTGCCACACAGCACCTGGAAAACCTATCCTCATGAATTTGAAGACTTTGCAACTG ATGCCGCCTTTCTGGATGAGTGGTCTTTTCAACAATTTGAGAGCCTTTTTAATAACTCCAAACAAGACCCAAAGTTGAAGGAGTTGCTTCAACAGGATAACATTGTCATTTTTTTGCACCTGCTTGGATGCGACTCAAATGGTCATGCTCATAAACCCTTTTCATCCATTTATCTCAATAATGTTAAAGTTGTTGATGATATAGCTGCAAGAGTTTACAACCTTCTTGAAGATTATTACAGGGACAATCGTACATCATATATATTTACTGCTGATCACGGAATGAGTGACAAAG GTAGCCATGGAGATGGGCATCCTACAAACACGGATACTCCCCTTGTTGCGTGGGGAGCAGGCGTCAAATATCCCAGACCGATTTCCAGCAGCAATCATTCCGACTGTGGTTTTCGTTTTGTTGATGAACATATGCATGATGCACCAACTCCTACAGAATGGGGTCTTCATGACTTAGAAAGGGTGGATGTCAACCAAGCTGATATTGCACCGCTCATG TCAACTCTTCTTGGTATGCCATGTCCTGTGAACTCAGTTGGAAGTTTGCCTCGTGATTACATTAACTTTAATGAG gcAACAGAAGTTGAAGCTGTGCTAGCAAATACAAAGCAAATCCTTAATCAGTTTCTTCGCAAGTCAC AAATAAAACAGTCAAATTCAATAAGTTTCAAGCCCTTTAAACCTCTGTCCGATTATACCTCTATATTGGATCAAATTGAGGAACTCATATCTGGTAAAGACTATGAAGCTGCAATGAAGTTAGCTGAAAATCTTCGGAGCTTGGCATTGCAAGGACTCCATTACTTTCAAACATATGATTGGCTGATGCTCATGAGCGTAATTAGTCTTGGCTACATTGGTTGGATGATCTATCTTGTGATTCATGTACTGCAGTCTTATACTTCATTGCCAGTACAGCTTCTTAGAAAGGAATTCACAAATTACCAGAGAGATGATTACAAAAAA GTTCAATTTTGTGGATGCCTTTTGATGGGAGTAATTAGTACTCTACTGTTTCTTGAGCGTTCTCCTCCTCTTTACCATGCGTACACAACAATGACAGTATTTCTGTGGACACAAATATTTAGTGAATATCAGTTTATTAAAGCATCGTGGAAGCTGTTGCATGGAAGAAGAGTTTATTACGCCGCTAAAATTCTAGCTACTTGTGCTGTGTCAGTGTTCATTCTTGAATTTCTG GTCAATAGCTTTACCGAGAGGAAGCTCTATACTCTGTATTTCCTGGTAGCGGGGGTCGTAGGTTCTCTATATCTATACAAGTCAATTCCATGGAGATCTGGAATACCAATCTTTGTTTGTGCGGTGTGTTGGTTTTTATCTGTTTTCACCTTGATGCCAGCAGAAATTCCAGAGAACACTTATTTAGT AATAGGGAGTGGAGCTATGATCATCGTTATTGGAATTGCAGCGAGGTGGCTTGATCTGCATGCAGGAGGGAATAAATATTGGATTAGTCTCTGCAATCATGAAAAGAAGAAGCCCAAGTTTCCTATGCTCTTCCTTCTACAG GCTCTTTTTGTGGGGTTATCATCTATTATGGTGCCATTATCAACATCTCACAGGACACAGAAACAAGAATTGCTTGCATTACACCAGTTTATCAACTGGTCCATTGCCG GATTCTCAATGATTCTGCCTTTGTTTTCGGCAAACAGTCTTTTGTCCAGGCTTACCTCCATATTTCTCGGTTTCGCCCCCACTTTCCTTCTGTTGTCTATTGG ATACGAAGCAATCTTCTATGGTGCTCTTTCTCTTGTACTTGTGGCATGGATACTATTTGAAAACACACTTCTTTATGTAAGGAAGGTGAAAAGGCCTTCAGCATCCATGAAAAATTTGGAGGATAATGTACTTGAACTAGATGACAGATACTTGCAACTGTTTGATATGAGGATTCCATTGATCTTT ATGGTTTTGTTTAATGTGGCCTTCTTTGGAACTGGAAATTTCGCGAGTATTGCAAGCTTTGAGATTTCATCTGTTTATCGATTCATTACCATCTTCAAT CCATTCTTGATGGCAGCCTTGCTTATCTTCAAGTTATTCATCCCATTCATGCTTGTCAT ATGTGTATTCAGTGCGATAACAAAGATGAACAAACTTCCACGTTCGGGTTGTTATTTCCTTGTCATATTAGTCTCGGATGTGATGACTTTACACTTCTTCTTCCTG GTTCGAAATACAGGAAGTTGGATGGAAATTGGTAACAGCATTAGCCATTTTGGAATAATGAGTGCTCAAGTTGTGTTTGTGCTACTGCTTTTTGCTCTGACCAATATTTACACGAAAGATATCCATATTGGTTCAGTAAATCCCTCTTCTCAAAAAGCAATGTGA
- the LOC133030009 gene encoding GPI ethanolamine phosphate transferase 1 isoform X2, giving the protein MLALLRNQGLDMFPSLRVSMRILVQLQKVGLSFQSRHTFAFGSPDIVPIFCGALPHSTWKTYPHEFEDFATDAAFLDEWSFQQFESLFNNSKQDPKLKELLQQDNIVIFLHLLGCDSNGHAHKPFSSIYLNNVKVVDDIAARVYNLLEDYYRDNRTSYIFTADHGMSDKGSHGDGHPTNTDTPLVAWGAGVKYPRPISSSNHSDCGFRFVDEHMHDAPTPTEWGLHDLERVDVNQADIAPLMSTLLGMPCPVNSVGSLPRDYINFNEATEVEAVLANTKQILNQFLRKSQIKQSNSISFKPFKPLSDYTSILDQIEELISGKDYEAAMKLAENLRSLALQGLHYFQTYDWLMLMSVISLGYIGWMIYLVIHVLQSYTSLPVQLLRKEFTNYQRDDYKKVQFCGCLLMGVISTLLFLERSPPLYHAYTTMTVFLWTQIFSEYQFIKASWKLLHGRRVYYAAKILATCAVSVFILEFLVNSFTERKLYTLYFLVAGVVGSLYLYKSIPWRSGIPIFVCAVCWFLSVFTLMPAEIPENTYLVIGSGAMIIVIGIAARWLDLHAGGNKYWISLCNHEKKKPKFPMLFLLQALFVGLSSIMVPLSTSHRTQKQELLALHQFINWSIAGFSMILPLFSANSLLSRLTSIFLGFAPTFLLLSIGYEAIFYGALSLVLVAWILFENTLLYVRKVKRPSASMKNLEDNVLELDDRYLQLFDMRIPLIFMVLFNVAFFGTGNFASIASFEISSVYRFITIFNPFLMAALLIFKLFIPFMLVICVFSAITKMNKLPRSGCYFLVILVSDVMTLHFFFLVRNTGSWMEIGNSISHFGIMSAQVVFVLLLFALTNIYTKDIHIGSVNPSSQKAM; this is encoded by the exons ATGCTCGCCCTCCTACGGAATCAAGGCCTGGACATGTTTCCATCATTGCGGGTTTCTATGAGGATCCTAGTGCAGTTACAAAAGGTTGGTCTTTCTTTC CAAAGTCGACATACATTTGCTTTTGGTAGCCCAGATATAGTTCCAATTTTCTGCGGGGCATTGCCACACAGCACCTGGAAAACCTATCCTCATGAATTTGAAGACTTTGCAACTG ATGCCGCCTTTCTGGATGAGTGGTCTTTTCAACAATTTGAGAGCCTTTTTAATAACTCCAAACAAGACCCAAAGTTGAAGGAGTTGCTTCAACAGGATAACATTGTCATTTTTTTGCACCTGCTTGGATGCGACTCAAATGGTCATGCTCATAAACCCTTTTCATCCATTTATCTCAATAATGTTAAAGTTGTTGATGATATAGCTGCAAGAGTTTACAACCTTCTTGAAGATTATTACAGGGACAATCGTACATCATATATATTTACTGCTGATCACGGAATGAGTGACAAAG GTAGCCATGGAGATGGGCATCCTACAAACACGGATACTCCCCTTGTTGCGTGGGGAGCAGGCGTCAAATATCCCAGACCGATTTCCAGCAGCAATCATTCCGACTGTGGTTTTCGTTTTGTTGATGAACATATGCATGATGCACCAACTCCTACAGAATGGGGTCTTCATGACTTAGAAAGGGTGGATGTCAACCAAGCTGATATTGCACCGCTCATG TCAACTCTTCTTGGTATGCCATGTCCTGTGAACTCAGTTGGAAGTTTGCCTCGTGATTACATTAACTTTAATGAG gcAACAGAAGTTGAAGCTGTGCTAGCAAATACAAAGCAAATCCTTAATCAGTTTCTTCGCAAGTCAC AAATAAAACAGTCAAATTCAATAAGTTTCAAGCCCTTTAAACCTCTGTCCGATTATACCTCTATATTGGATCAAATTGAGGAACTCATATCTGGTAAAGACTATGAAGCTGCAATGAAGTTAGCTGAAAATCTTCGGAGCTTGGCATTGCAAGGACTCCATTACTTTCAAACATATGATTGGCTGATGCTCATGAGCGTAATTAGTCTTGGCTACATTGGTTGGATGATCTATCTTGTGATTCATGTACTGCAGTCTTATACTTCATTGCCAGTACAGCTTCTTAGAAAGGAATTCACAAATTACCAGAGAGATGATTACAAAAAA GTTCAATTTTGTGGATGCCTTTTGATGGGAGTAATTAGTACTCTACTGTTTCTTGAGCGTTCTCCTCCTCTTTACCATGCGTACACAACAATGACAGTATTTCTGTGGACACAAATATTTAGTGAATATCAGTTTATTAAAGCATCGTGGAAGCTGTTGCATGGAAGAAGAGTTTATTACGCCGCTAAAATTCTAGCTACTTGTGCTGTGTCAGTGTTCATTCTTGAATTTCTG GTCAATAGCTTTACCGAGAGGAAGCTCTATACTCTGTATTTCCTGGTAGCGGGGGTCGTAGGTTCTCTATATCTATACAAGTCAATTCCATGGAGATCTGGAATACCAATCTTTGTTTGTGCGGTGTGTTGGTTTTTATCTGTTTTCACCTTGATGCCAGCAGAAATTCCAGAGAACACTTATTTAGT AATAGGGAGTGGAGCTATGATCATCGTTATTGGAATTGCAGCGAGGTGGCTTGATCTGCATGCAGGAGGGAATAAATATTGGATTAGTCTCTGCAATCATGAAAAGAAGAAGCCCAAGTTTCCTATGCTCTTCCTTCTACAG GCTCTTTTTGTGGGGTTATCATCTATTATGGTGCCATTATCAACATCTCACAGGACACAGAAACAAGAATTGCTTGCATTACACCAGTTTATCAACTGGTCCATTGCCG GATTCTCAATGATTCTGCCTTTGTTTTCGGCAAACAGTCTTTTGTCCAGGCTTACCTCCATATTTCTCGGTTTCGCCCCCACTTTCCTTCTGTTGTCTATTGG ATACGAAGCAATCTTCTATGGTGCTCTTTCTCTTGTACTTGTGGCATGGATACTATTTGAAAACACACTTCTTTATGTAAGGAAGGTGAAAAGGCCTTCAGCATCCATGAAAAATTTGGAGGATAATGTACTTGAACTAGATGACAGATACTTGCAACTGTTTGATATGAGGATTCCATTGATCTTT ATGGTTTTGTTTAATGTGGCCTTCTTTGGAACTGGAAATTTCGCGAGTATTGCAAGCTTTGAGATTTCATCTGTTTATCGATTCATTACCATCTTCAAT CCATTCTTGATGGCAGCCTTGCTTATCTTCAAGTTATTCATCCCATTCATGCTTGTCAT ATGTGTATTCAGTGCGATAACAAAGATGAACAAACTTCCACGTTCGGGTTGTTATTTCCTTGTCATATTAGTCTCGGATGTGATGACTTTACACTTCTTCTTCCTG GTTCGAAATACAGGAAGTTGGATGGAAATTGGTAACAGCATTAGCCATTTTGGAATAATGAGTGCTCAAGTTGTGTTTGTGCTACTGCTTTTTGCTCTGACCAATATTTACACGAAAGATATCCATATTGGTTCAGTAAATCCCTCTTCTCAAAAAGCAATGTGA
- the LOC133030010 gene encoding senescence-associated carboxylesterase 101 codes for MNQCLFSSGSEMANLVVGSDFPQQSWKKIMELSNGISSSFQGLKFEKYQVGKFTIIAFATSPSFAKEKLQQGSNLVPSSSPTVKESFDLFESLTQKTHFSINEAAITLFNQYLKELSQLKNKIDPSMPLIVTGCSLGGSIASLFTLLLLESGIFTKDRDKRKLLCITFGSPLIGDSFLQNTLAKFSWNSYFLHLVSDKDPVPRIFKDLKPFGTFLLCSESGCSCFEDPETISHLLVETAPSQEAANRNPFQEMQHLFDYEKILNRLRSKAFCKLNSDADSASNPFKASIITQLSAIGITTTQPQHDNQLKIDELAEKMEKQQRKFLMGRNKSLIMLKKLPAIKKYMAQIEWYKYWAKDKEIGYYDSYKKKLFKADMDVEEFRKKLTNYWIDMVEEEEKKPHKGLFGSKRFLFAATNYRRMVEPLHIAKYYKKDGRNYEEEGRDRHLILLEQWQKGSKEQKNTPNDKKKKLINDSLTEDSCFWAKVEESILICRLLKETESSSVEEKKSCKEKLKLFEDYVFDLLKNYAVSPEIFLKGSSFSLWWKDYKEVMGRNYNSPLTNFMNTHKYEDYAKGNF; via the exons ATGAATCAGTGTCT ATTTAGCAGTGGTTCAGAAATGGCAAATCTGGTGGTGGGTTCTGATTTCCCCCAACAATCTTGGAAGAAGATTATGGAGCTTTCCAATGGAATTTCTTCATCGTTTCAGGGTCTCAAATTCGAAAAATACCAAGTGGGAAAGTTTACCATTATAGCTTTTGCTACTTCACCATCTTTTGCCAAGGAAAAGCTTCAAcaaggctcaaatttggttcCATCTTCATCACCAACAGTCAAGGAAAGTTTTGATCTTTTTGAATCTCTTACTCAGAAAACACATTTCTCCATTAATGAAGCTGCCATTACTCTCTTCAACCAGTACCTTAAGGAACTTTCTCAACTCAAAAATAAG ATTGACCCTTCCATGCCACTAATTGTCACTGGCTGCTCTCTGGGAGGCTCAATCGCCTCGCTCTTCACCTTGTTGCTGTTAGAAAGCGGTATCTTTACAAAGGATCGGGACAAGCGCAAACTACTTTGTATCACTTTTGGATCACCCCTTATTGGGGACAGTTTCCTGCAAAACACACTGGCTAAATTCTCATGGAATTCTTACTTCCTGCATTTGGTCTCAGACAAAGATCCCGTGCCTAGGATCTTCAAAGACCTGAAACCATTTGGTACATTTCTTTTGTGTTCTGAATCAGGGTGTTCATGTTTTGAGGATCCCGAAACCATTTCACATTTGTTGGTGGAAACTGCGCCCTCACAGGAGGCTGCAAATCGAAATCCTTTTCAAGAAATGCAGCATTTGTTCGATTATGAGAAAATTTTAAACCGCCTTAGGAGTAAGGCCTTTTGCAAACTCAACTCTGATGCAGACTCAGCCTCAAATCCTTTCAAGGCAAGCATTATCACACAGCTCTCTGCCATAGGGATCACAACAACACAACCCCAG CATGATAATCAGCTGAAGATAGATGAGCTAGCTGAGAAGATGGAAAAACAGCAAAGAAAGTTCTTGATGGGAAGGAACAAGTCTTTGATTATGTTGAAGAAATTGCCtgcaataaaaaaatatatggcaCAAATTGAATGGTACAAATATTGGGCTAAGGATAAAGAAATTGGATACTATGATAGCTACAAGAAAAAACTGTTCAAAGCTGATATGGATGTTGAAGAATTTcgcaaaaaacttacaaactatTGGATAGACATGGTTGAAGAAGAGGAGAAGAAACCCCATAAAGGATTGTTTGGTTCGAAACGATTCCTTTTCGCTGCAACAAATTACAGAAGAATGGTGGAACCACTTCATATCGCCAAGTACTACAAGAAGGATGGAAGAAACTATGAAGAGGAAGGAAGAGATAGACACCTCATCCTCTTGGAGCAATGGCAGAAGGGATCGAAGGAACAGAAAAATACCCCGAATGACAAGAAAAAGAAACTGATAAATGATAGTCTCACTGAAGATTCTTGCTTTTGGGCAAAGGTAGAGGAGTCTATCCTTATATGCAGACTCTTGAAGGAAACAGAATCATCAAGTGTTGAAGAGAAAAAATCTTGCAAAGAAAAGTTGAAGCTGTTTGAGGATTATGTATTTGATTTACTGAAAAACTATGCAGTTTCACCTGAGATATTCTTGAAAGGTAGTAGTTTTAGCCTTTGGTGGAAAGATTACAAGGAAGTTATGGGAAGGAACTATAACTCACCCCTCACTAACTTCATGAATACTCACAAGTATGAAGATTATGCCAAGGGAAATTTCTAA